The following coding sequences lie in one bacterium genomic window:
- a CDS encoding aspartate-semialdehyde dehydrogenase: MRTAILGATGLVGRAMLDLLAARAWVDEPPLLLVSERSAGKQLAFRGETLTCRDAASAELGGLSVALFSAGAAASREYAARFAAQGAWVVDNSTAFRMDDDVPLVVPEINARELPPPGRIVANPNCSTIQVVMALAPLHDAFGMKACHVTTLQSVSGAGGRARSALEEQLRLCLPRLHGASGPSREEDVTGGIFPRQIAFNAVPEIGAPVADGSFAEEEKVVREMRKILGRPELAVTCLATRVPVWNGHSASIRAVFERPVDRDAALAALRAMPGLQVADSPHGYRTALGASGEDDVFVGRVRTEPGRDDVLLLWVVADNLRKGAALNAVQIAERLVAAGGAGR, translated from the coding sequence ATGCGAACCGCGATACTCGGCGCCACGGGACTCGTGGGCAGGGCCATGCTGGACCTCCTGGCGGCGCGCGCCTGGGTAGACGAACCGCCGCTGCTGCTGGTCAGCGAGCGCTCCGCCGGCAAGCAGCTCGCCTTCCGGGGGGAGACGCTCACCTGCCGGGATGCGGCCTCCGCGGAGCTCGGCGGCCTGTCGGTGGCCCTGTTCAGCGCGGGCGCCGCGGCCAGCCGCGAATACGCCGCCCGCTTCGCCGCGCAGGGCGCCTGGGTCGTCGACAACTCGACCGCCTTTCGCATGGACGACGACGTACCGCTGGTCGTGCCCGAGATCAACGCCCGCGAACTGCCGCCGCCCGGGCGCATCGTCGCCAATCCCAACTGCTCGACCATCCAGGTGGTCATGGCCCTGGCCCCCCTGCACGACGCCTTCGGCATGAAAGCCTGCCACGTGACCACCCTGCAGTCCGTCTCGGGCGCGGGGGGACGCGCCCGCAGCGCGCTGGAGGAACAGCTGCGCCTCTGCCTGCCCCGGCTGCACGGCGCGTCGGGACCGAGCCGGGAAGAGGACGTCACCGGCGGCATCTTCCCCCGCCAGATCGCCTTCAACGCCGTGCCGGAGATCGGCGCGCCCGTGGCTGACGGCTCCTTCGCCGAGGAGGAGAAGGTCGTGCGCGAGATGCGCAAGATCCTCGGCCGGCCGGAGCTGGCCGTGACCTGCCTGGCGACGCGGGTGCCCGTCTGGAACGGCCACTCGGCGTCCATCCGCGCCGTGTTCGAGCGCCCCGTGGACCGTGACGCCGCCCTGGCCGCCCTGCGCGCGATGCCCGGCCTCCAGGTGGCGGATTCGCCGCACGGCTACCGCACGGCCCTCGGCGCGAGCGGGGAGGACGACGTCTTCGTGGGGCGCGTGCGCACCGAGCCGGGCCGCGACGACGTGCTGCTGCTCTGGGTGGTGGCCGACAACCTGCGCAAGGGCGCGGCCCTGAACGCGGTGCAGATCGCCGAGCGTCTGGTCGCGGCGGGCGGGGCGGGCCGCTGA
- the truA gene encoding tRNA pseudouridine(38-40) synthase TruA, with the protein MSRTVRIDLAYDGTDFHGWQIQPGLRTVQGELSRLLAKLLGRGAVPTGAGRTDAGVHALGQVAHVAGLNTDEAQRVCRALSAMAPGDLDIRAVREVSPSFDARFSARWRHYAYRLGFRRDIFRRRAEWQVNRDLDRAALDAAAAHVPGERDFSSFCKTASLRENNRCDVRLCRFDWADDSAIFQIRADRFLHHMVRTLVGTLVEVGCGQREPADMIAILTARDRRAAGSMAPPHGLYLAAVGYPQQLDDPAYTDPGDDPGVER; encoded by the coding sequence ATGTCCCGCACCGTGCGCATCGACCTGGCCTACGACGGGACCGATTTCCACGGCTGGCAGATCCAGCCGGGACTGCGCACCGTCCAGGGCGAGCTGTCGCGGCTGCTCGCGAAGCTGCTGGGACGCGGGGCCGTGCCCACCGGTGCGGGACGCACCGACGCCGGCGTGCACGCCCTCGGCCAGGTGGCCCACGTGGCCGGCTTGAATACCGACGAGGCGCAGCGCGTTTGCCGCGCCCTGTCCGCCATGGCGCCCGGGGACCTGGACATCCGCGCGGTGCGCGAGGTGTCGCCGTCGTTCGACGCCCGCTTCTCGGCGCGCTGGCGGCACTACGCGTACCGGCTGGGTTTCCGGCGCGACATCTTCCGCCGTCGCGCCGAATGGCAGGTGAACCGGGATCTCGACCGCGCGGCCCTGGACGCCGCCGCGGCTCACGTGCCCGGCGAGCGGGATTTCAGCAGTTTCTGCAAGACCGCGTCGTTGAGGGAGAACAACCGCTGCGACGTGCGGCTTTGCCGCTTTGACTGGGCCGACGACTCGGCTATCTTCCAGATCCGGGCCGACCGTTTCCTGCACCACATGGTGCGGACGCTGGTCGGCACCCTCGTGGAGGTCGGGTGCGGGCAACGGGAGCCCGCGGACATGATCGCCATCCTGACGGCTCGCGACCGGCGCGCCGCGGGCAGCATGGCGCCGCCCCACGGGCTCTACCTCGCGGCGGTGGGTTATCCGCAGCAGCTGGACGACCCCGCCTACACCGATCCGGGCGACGATCCCGGCGTTGAACGCTGA
- the fsa gene encoding fructose-6-phosphate aldolase gives MKFFIDTADLDEIRDALSMGVLDGVTTNPSLMARAGRRDTDALLKEICDIVQGPVSGEVVALDTAGMIEEGRRLAGLSEHMVVKIPTTLEGLKATRALSEEDIPVNATLCFSSSQALLMAKAGAAYISPFVGRLDDVSQDGMQLIEDIVEIYENYEYPTEVIVASVRHPLHVVQSALLGADIATIPHKVIRQLVGHPLTDKGMDAFMADWNKLQG, from the coding sequence ATGAAGTTCTTCATCGATACCGCCGACCTGGACGAGATCCGCGACGCCCTGTCCATGGGCGTGCTCGACGGCGTAACCACCAACCCCAGCCTGATGGCCAGGGCCGGACGCCGGGACACCGACGCCCTGCTCAAGGAGATCTGCGACATCGTGCAGGGGCCGGTCAGCGGCGAGGTAGTGGCCCTGGACACCGCCGGCATGATCGAGGAGGGCCGCCGCCTGGCCGGCCTCAGCGAGCACATGGTCGTCAAGATCCCCACCACGCTGGAGGGCCTGAAGGCGACCCGCGCCCTGAGCGAAGAGGACATCCCGGTCAACGCCACCCTCTGCTTCTCGTCCAGCCAGGCGCTGCTGATGGCCAAGGCCGGCGCCGCCTACATCTCGCCCTTCGTGGGCCGGCTCGACGACGTCAGCCAGGACGGCATGCAGCTCATCGAGGATATCGTGGAGATCTACGAGAACTACGAATATCCCACCGAGGTCATCGTGGCCAGCGTTCGGCATCCCCTGCACGTGGTGCAGTCGGCGCTGCTGGGCGCGGACATCGCGACCATCCCCCACAAGGTCATCAGGCAGCTCGTGGGCCATCCGCTGACGGACAAGGGGATGGACGCCTTCATGGCGGACTGGAACAAGCTCCAGGGCTGA